The following coding sequences lie in one Apium graveolens cultivar Ventura chromosome 3, ASM990537v1, whole genome shotgun sequence genomic window:
- the LOC141710496 gene encoding ubiquitin-like-specific protease ESD4, protein MQSLAPGTWVDDRIIYTYMGLLRTREEEIHTGGIWERKPVYYFMDPYFMVLGKGHVKKIRKASRVGGDTLQRAWNKALRSFTGFSSATVGPSVLEADYIFIPCCVGDVHWVLFMFGTRRFEGLIIDSMNDEPDYREDIRVVSWLLPRLLHMVHPVEGLDPTSAEVLALPSRPKQRNSNDCGVYVMKYMDYFTQVYDLAEVPNWSQEEVDTFRYRIARELQLGKARGIPGIRMRRRHEAS, encoded by the exons ATGCAGAGTCTGGCTCCAGGAACATGGGTTGATGACAGGATCATATACACTTATATG GGATTGCTAAGGACTCGGGAGGAGGAGATTCACACTGGAGGTATATGGGAGAGGAAACCCGTCTATTATTTCATGGATCCCTACTTCATGGTTCTTGGGAAAGGACATGTGAAGAAAATCAGAAAAGCATCGAGGGTCGGTGGAGATACATTGCAGAGGGCATGGAATAAAGCATTACGTAGCTTTACCGGGTTTTCCAGTGCTACTGTTGGTCCTTCCGTTCTCGAGGCGGACTACATATTCATCCCATGTTGTGTCGGAGATGTGCATTGGGTTTTGTTCATGTTCGGTACTAGACGATTTGAAGGTCTTATCATAGATTCAATGAATGACGAGCCGGATTATCGTGAGGATATACGAGTGGTG TCATGGTTGTTGCCGAGGCTATTGCATATGGTACACCCAGTCGAGGGGCTTGACCCTACTTCAGCCGAGGTCCTAGCTCTACCGTCCAGGCCAAAGCAACGAAACTCTAATGATTGTGGTGTTTATGTGATGAAGTACATGGACTACTTCACACAAGTATATGACTTAGCTGAGGTACCAAATTGGTCGCAGGAGGAGGTGGATACCTTTAGGTATCGGATAGCCAGGGAGCTTCAGTTAGGGAAGGCAAGGGGGATTCCCGGGATTCGTATGCGTAGGCGTCACGAGGCTTCGTAG